A genome region from Coturnix japonica isolate 7356 chromosome 13, Coturnix japonica 2.1, whole genome shotgun sequence includes the following:
- the LOC107320290 gene encoding proteinase-activated receptor 3-like, whose product MAGLVTSPGFAGFGVTFLLGLATQLSRAQGKGRALWRLTPKEEAECPDASLESFLNSTTTTILLPTLYSVVLLVGLPANVLACWVLTKNFRRCSSSLFLLNLAAADLLFILLLPFKISYHLLGNHWLFGDHLCRTMVALFYGNMYTSILFLTCIGVERYVSVAHPFLWKGSMGMWARASICVVIWLLVGLGVSPLLFYPQTEHISKLNITTCHDVQGKDNFFQHYFLCLVGLGFAVPFVLMTVSHGCILARLLAKQENYGHVVRILAVVLLAFLLCFTPSNVLLFIHYLHQDTGCNNITYSWYTLALAFSAFNNCFDPFLYFYISKDFRGWIRDAGCCLWGLGTKGEWKKAALPLRSSEQSQL is encoded by the exons ATGGCTGGGCTTGTGACATCGCCTGGCTTTGCTGGCTTTGGAGTCACCTTCCTGCTCGGCCTGGCCACCCAGCTATCCCGGG CACAAGGCAAAGGGCGGGCGTTATGGCGCTTGACCCCCAAAGAAGAAGCTGAGTGCCCGGATGCCTCTCTGGAATCCTTCCTCAACAGCACCACGACCAccatcctcctccccaccctctACTCTGTGGTGCTGCTCGTGGGGTTACCTGCCAATGTTCTGGCCTGCTGGGTCCTGACCAAAAACttcaggagatgctccagtAGCCTCTTCCTGCTCaacctggctgctgctgatctcctcttcatcctcctgctgcccttCAAGATCTCCTACCACCTCCTGGGCAACCACTGGCTCTTTGGGGACCACCTCTGCCGCACCATGGTGGCCCTTTTCTATGGGAACATGTACACCTCCATCCTCTTCCTCACCTGTATCGGAGTGGAACGCTATGTCTCTGTGGCTCACCCGTTCCTCTGGAAGGGCTCCATGGGAATGTGGGCCAGGGCGAGCATCTGTGTGGTCAtctggctgctggtggggctgggtgTGAGCCCGCTGCTGTTCTACCCACAGACAGAGCACATCTCGAAGCTGAACATCACAACGTGCCACGATGTCCAAGGAAAGGACAATTTCTTCCAGCATTATTTCCTCTGCCTGGTGGGGCTGGGCTTTGCTGTGCCCTTTGTGCTCATGACTGTCTCCCATGGCTGCATCCTGGCCCGGCTGCTGGCCAAGCAAGAGAACTATGGGCACGTGGTGCGCATCCTGGCCGTGGTTTTACTGGCCTTCCTCCTCTGTTTTACCCCCAGCAACGTGCTGCTCTTCATACACTACCTGCATCAAGACACGGGCTGCAACAACATCACCTACAGCTGGTACACCCTGGCCTTGGCCTTCAGTGCTTTTAACAACTGCTTCGATCCCTTCCTCTATTTCTACATCTCCAAGGATTTTCGGGGCTGGATCCGGGATGCTGGCTGCTGTCTCTGGGGACTGGGGACAAAAGGGGAGTGGAAGAAGGCAGCCTTGCCCCTGCGGTCCAGTGAGCAGAGCCAGCTGTAG
- the FCHSD1 gene encoding F-BAR and double SH3 domains protein 1 isoform X1 produces MQPPPRKGKLSQVVKLHFAEQLCGLQSKQQRDAELLEDIRSYSKQRAAIEREYGQALQRLASQFVKREWQRGRSDAGDSRSVFAVWKGIIEGTAYTGQARVTASESYRSLAAEATKSSRLSKERMLKKSMEQLQKAQAELLETVKELDKAKKQFSHLQRSSEVAKDKAADVEARLRKSDRRIFHTKASLQKLSAKFSMQMAEYSKQRAGVQNEYVLMLVSANAHLEHYYHVELPAIMQALDGDLYERLRDHLSTAGRAEVESCEITRDWFQSISEAAARVCREQDLLLFLQDHTAFTLVPEQRFQLDGIQEVSLLQPEDGGASLEKEARRWAMRATRDSKNKAHGEEVLQKLEARRHQVPEAEAAVVERQMEEVRENIWKAEVGRAKAEARLALLRTAGLDVDSWLAGAVRAAGELPRTPSTEAPTGLDPTEFDDYDSDETFEEAEPGHAARTYPYTCRVIFGYQGCHADELSIAQGEELEVIEDGDMEEWVKARNKAGQVGYVPEKYLLSLSCVGSELDSAASTGATEPSGAALQRQLSSIMAAELVLEPGAWLVRALYDYEGQSPEELSFPEGAIIRVLPRAEDEVDDGFWTGDFNGRVGVFPSLVVEELTGARGTVGQELPSPSPPPFSPPGLEVSASLDSGPEPLLGGEYQGGGLGGTQSLSEPSMDLVCRQEGTGSGQSSPDLAANRIRPVRAPPPPPGRAPDLEQDLS; encoded by the exons ATGCAGCCGCCGCCGCGCAAG GGGAAGCTGAGCCAGGTGGTGAAGCTTCATTTTGCCGAGCAGCTGTGCGGGCTACAGAGCAAGCAGCAGCGGGATGCCGAGCTGCTGGAGGACATCAG GTCCTACAGCAAGCAGAGGGCTGCGATTGAACGGGAGTACGGGCAG GCACTGCAGAGGCTGGCAAGCCAGTTTGTGAAGAGAGAGTGGCAGCGGGGCCGCAGCGATGCTGGGGACTCGAG GAGTGTCTTTGCTGTTTGGAAGGGCATTATTGAGGGGACTGCATACACAGGGCAGGCACGCGTCACCGCCTCTGAAAGCTACCGCAGCCTTGCTGCTGAGGCCACCAAGAGCTCCAGGCTGTCCAAAGAGAGGATGCTCAAGAAG AGCATGGAGCAGCTGCAAAaggcacaggcagagctgctggagacGGTGAAAGAGCTGGATAAAGCAAAGAAGCAGTTCAGCCACCTGCAGCGCAGCAGTGAGGTGGCCAAGGACAAGGCAGCCGATGTGGAGGCACG gCTCCGTAAGAGTGACAGAAGGATTTTCCACACCAAGGCCAGCCTGCAGAAACTCAGTGCCAAG tTCTCCATGCAGATGGCAGAGTACTCGAAGCAGCGGGCAGGGGTGCAGAACGAGTACGTGCTGATGCTGGTGTCTGCCAATGCCCACCTGGAGCACTACTACCATGTGGAGCTACCTGCCATCATGCAG GCTCTGGATGGGGACCTGTATGAGAGGCTGCGCGACCACCTGAGCACGGCTGGCCGGGCAGAGGTGGAGAGCTGTGAGATCACACGGGACTGGTTCCAGAGCATCTCGGAGGCGGCCGCACGG GTGTGCCGGGAGCAGgacctcctcctcttcctgcaggACCACACTGCCTTCACGCTGGTGCCTGAGCAGCGCTTCCAGCTTGATGGCATCCAGGAG gtgtccctgctgcagcctgaggaTGGTGGGGCCAGCCTGGAGAAGGAGGCACGGCGCTGGGCCATGCGGGCAACACGAGACAGCAAGAACAAGGCACATGGCGAGGAG GTGCTGCAGAAGCTAGAGGCCAGGAGGCACCAGGTCCCTGAGGCAGAGGCAGCTGTCGTGGAGAGGCAGATGGAGGAAGTGCGAGAAAACATCTGGAAGGCAGAG GTTGGCAGGGCGAAGGCAGAGGCACGGCTGGCACTGCTGCGCACGGCAGGGCTGGATGTGGATTCCTGGCTGGCCGGGGCTGTGCGAGCAGCTGGGGAGCTCCCACGCACCCCCAGCACAGAGGCACCCACGGGGCTGGACCCCACTGAGTTCGATGACTATGACAGCGATGAGACTTTTGAGGAGGCTGAGCCTGGACACGCTGCCCGCACCTACCCCTACACCTGTCGGGTCATCTTCGGGTACCAG ggctgccatgCAGATGAACTATCCATCGCGCAGGGAGAGGAGCTGGAGGTTATCGAGGATGGTGATATGGAGGAGTGGGTGAAG GCTCGGAACAAGGCAGGGCAGGTCGGCTATGTCCCTGAGAAGTACCTGCTGTCCCTGAGCTGTGTGGGCAGTGAGCTGGactcagctgccagcactggagCCACAGAACCCTcgggggcagccctgcagcgGCAGCTGTCCAGCATCATGGCCGCAGAGTTGGTCCTGGAGCCTGGAG CCTGGCTGGTGCGAGCGCTGTATGACTATGAGGGGCAGAGCCCCGAGGAGCTGAGCTTCCCTGAGGGAGCCATCATCCGTGTGCTGCCCCGTGCTGAGGATGAGGTGGACGACGGCTTCTGGACTGGGGACTTCAATGGCAGAGTTGGTGTCTTCCCCTCGCTGGTGGTGGAGGAACTGACAGGGGCACGGGGCACGGTTGGGCAG GAACTTCCCTCGCCATCCCCACCACCCTTCTCCCCTCCTGGCCTTGAAGTCAGTGCCAGCCTGGATTCCGGCCCTGAACCACTGCTGGGAGGTGAGTACCAGGGGGGTGGACTTGGGGGCACACAGAGCCTGTCTGAGCCTTCCATGGATCTAGTCTGCAGGCAGGAGGGTACAGGCAGCGGGCAGAGCTCTCCGGACCTGGCAGCCAACCGCATCCGTCCG gtCCGTGCACCACCCCCACCACCTGGCCGAGCCCCTGACCTGGAGCAGGACCTCAGCTGA
- the FCHSD1 gene encoding F-BAR and double SH3 domains protein 1 isoform X2, giving the protein MQPPPRKGKLSQVVKLHFAEQLCGLQSKQQRDAELLEDIRSYSKQRAAIEREYGQALQRLASQFVKREWQRGRSDAGDSRSVFAVWKGIIEGTAYTGQARVTASESYRSLAAEATKSSRLSKERMLKKSMEQLQKAQAELLETVKELDKAKKQFSHLQRSSEVAKDKAADVEARLRKSDRRIFHTKASLQKLSAKFSMQMAEYSKQRAGVQNEYVLMLVSANAHLEHYYHVELPAIMQALDGDLYERLRDHLSTAGRAEVESCEITRDWFQSISEAAARVCREQDLLLFLQDHTAFTLVPEQRFQLDGIQEVSLLQPEDGGASLEKEARRWAMRATRDSKNKAHGEEVLQKLEARRHQVPEAEAAVVERQMEEVRENIWKAEVGRAKAEARLALLRTAGLDVDSWLAGAVRAAGELPRTPSTEAPTGLDPTEFDDYDSDETFEEAEPGHAARTYPYTCRVIFGYQGCHADELSIAQGEELEVIEDGDMEEWVKARNKAGQVGYVPEKYLLSLSCVGSELDSAASTGATEPSGAALQRQLSSIMAAELVLEPGAWLVRALYDYEGQSPEELSFPEGAIIRVLPRAEDEVDDGFWTGDFNGRVGVFPSLVVEELTGARGTVGQELPSPSPPPFSPPGLEVSASLDSGPEPLLGVCRQEGTGSGQSSPDLAANRIRPVRAPPPPPGRAPDLEQDLS; this is encoded by the exons ATGCAGCCGCCGCCGCGCAAG GGGAAGCTGAGCCAGGTGGTGAAGCTTCATTTTGCCGAGCAGCTGTGCGGGCTACAGAGCAAGCAGCAGCGGGATGCCGAGCTGCTGGAGGACATCAG GTCCTACAGCAAGCAGAGGGCTGCGATTGAACGGGAGTACGGGCAG GCACTGCAGAGGCTGGCAAGCCAGTTTGTGAAGAGAGAGTGGCAGCGGGGCCGCAGCGATGCTGGGGACTCGAG GAGTGTCTTTGCTGTTTGGAAGGGCATTATTGAGGGGACTGCATACACAGGGCAGGCACGCGTCACCGCCTCTGAAAGCTACCGCAGCCTTGCTGCTGAGGCCACCAAGAGCTCCAGGCTGTCCAAAGAGAGGATGCTCAAGAAG AGCATGGAGCAGCTGCAAAaggcacaggcagagctgctggagacGGTGAAAGAGCTGGATAAAGCAAAGAAGCAGTTCAGCCACCTGCAGCGCAGCAGTGAGGTGGCCAAGGACAAGGCAGCCGATGTGGAGGCACG gCTCCGTAAGAGTGACAGAAGGATTTTCCACACCAAGGCCAGCCTGCAGAAACTCAGTGCCAAG tTCTCCATGCAGATGGCAGAGTACTCGAAGCAGCGGGCAGGGGTGCAGAACGAGTACGTGCTGATGCTGGTGTCTGCCAATGCCCACCTGGAGCACTACTACCATGTGGAGCTACCTGCCATCATGCAG GCTCTGGATGGGGACCTGTATGAGAGGCTGCGCGACCACCTGAGCACGGCTGGCCGGGCAGAGGTGGAGAGCTGTGAGATCACACGGGACTGGTTCCAGAGCATCTCGGAGGCGGCCGCACGG GTGTGCCGGGAGCAGgacctcctcctcttcctgcaggACCACACTGCCTTCACGCTGGTGCCTGAGCAGCGCTTCCAGCTTGATGGCATCCAGGAG gtgtccctgctgcagcctgaggaTGGTGGGGCCAGCCTGGAGAAGGAGGCACGGCGCTGGGCCATGCGGGCAACACGAGACAGCAAGAACAAGGCACATGGCGAGGAG GTGCTGCAGAAGCTAGAGGCCAGGAGGCACCAGGTCCCTGAGGCAGAGGCAGCTGTCGTGGAGAGGCAGATGGAGGAAGTGCGAGAAAACATCTGGAAGGCAGAG GTTGGCAGGGCGAAGGCAGAGGCACGGCTGGCACTGCTGCGCACGGCAGGGCTGGATGTGGATTCCTGGCTGGCCGGGGCTGTGCGAGCAGCTGGGGAGCTCCCACGCACCCCCAGCACAGAGGCACCCACGGGGCTGGACCCCACTGAGTTCGATGACTATGACAGCGATGAGACTTTTGAGGAGGCTGAGCCTGGACACGCTGCCCGCACCTACCCCTACACCTGTCGGGTCATCTTCGGGTACCAG ggctgccatgCAGATGAACTATCCATCGCGCAGGGAGAGGAGCTGGAGGTTATCGAGGATGGTGATATGGAGGAGTGGGTGAAG GCTCGGAACAAGGCAGGGCAGGTCGGCTATGTCCCTGAGAAGTACCTGCTGTCCCTGAGCTGTGTGGGCAGTGAGCTGGactcagctgccagcactggagCCACAGAACCCTcgggggcagccctgcagcgGCAGCTGTCCAGCATCATGGCCGCAGAGTTGGTCCTGGAGCCTGGAG CCTGGCTGGTGCGAGCGCTGTATGACTATGAGGGGCAGAGCCCCGAGGAGCTGAGCTTCCCTGAGGGAGCCATCATCCGTGTGCTGCCCCGTGCTGAGGATGAGGTGGACGACGGCTTCTGGACTGGGGACTTCAATGGCAGAGTTGGTGTCTTCCCCTCGCTGGTGGTGGAGGAACTGACAGGGGCACGGGGCACGGTTGGGCAG GAACTTCCCTCGCCATCCCCACCACCCTTCTCCCCTCCTGGCCTTGAAGTCAGTGCCAGCCTGGATTCCGGCCCTGAACCACTGCTGGGAG TCTGCAGGCAGGAGGGTACAGGCAGCGGGCAGAGCTCTCCGGACCTGGCAGCCAACCGCATCCGTCCG gtCCGTGCACCACCCCCACCACCTGGCCGAGCCCCTGACCTGGAGCAGGACCTCAGCTGA
- the RELL2 gene encoding RELT-like protein 2, producing the protein MSDQSSSEDGESDSQHSLYMVFLLVLVFFIMGLVGFLICHVLKKKGYRCRTFRDELDPDNKDVLAELQANEEEEINEDTVEKIVRCIIQNEANAEALKEMLGDNDGDIAVPMPSLCPHRNSQDGGPPHHHTVHLGSTQAPCIHCSKRRRHPLHRQGRSKDGKGRMHPGETTVFSVGRFRVTHIGKKPAFHEQQDGAQPDGSKEPSTEELEHSSERFQREQAHNGTVPMRSLENGAVQEGTQGSKGMEQSRTGTPVPGTAVGSSPGSTSRQRRLLSRRVLGGSSPSIPGQLGQEEAGLGSADEVSDIHGSLSLHEVPDEMVREDSSRRQPGTENVGQQEPSAVVQDRGATV; encoded by the exons ATGTCCGaccagagcagcagtgaagatGGGGAGTCTgactcccagcacagcctgtacATGGTCTTTCTCCTCGTCTTGGTCTTCTTCATCATGGGGCTGGTAGGCTTCCTCATCTGCCATGTCCTGAAGAAGAAGGGCTACCGGTGCAGGACATTCCGGGATGAGCTTGACCCAGATAATAAGGATGTGCTGGCAGAACTCCAGGCCA atgaagaggaggagatAAATGAGGACACCGTGGAGAAGATTGTGAGATGCATCATCCAGAATGAAG CAAATGCAGAAGCCCTCAAGGAGATGCTGGGGGACAATGACGGGGATATCGCAGTGCCAATGCCCAG CCTTTGTCCCCACCGTAACAGCCAGGATGGAGGCCCCCCTCACCACCATACAGTGCACCTGGGCTCCACGCAAGCCCCCTGCATCCACTGCAGCAAAAGGAGGAGGCACCCACTGCACCGTCAGGGGCGGTCCAAGGATGGCAAAGGCCGGATGCATCCCGGAGAGACCACTGTCTTCTCAGTGGGCAG GTTCCGCGTCACGCACATCGGGAAGAAGCCGGCTTTCCATGAGCAGCAGGATGGTGCCCAGCCCGATGGCAGCAAGGAGCCaagcacagaggagctggagcacagcagcgAGCGGTTCCAGCGGGAACAGGCTCACAATGGGACTGTCCCCATGCGTAGCCTGGAGaatggggctgtgcaggagggGACACAGGGCAGCAAGGGCATGGAGCAGAGCCGCACCGGCACCCCAGTGCCTGGCACTGCAGTGGGCAGCTCTCCTGGGAGCACCAGTCGGCAGCGGAGGCTGCTGAGCCGCCGGGTTCTGGGAGGGTCGAGTCCCAGCATCCCAGGgcagctggggcaggaggaggctggaCTGGGGTCAGCAGATGAGGTGTCGGATATTCACGGGAGCCTGAGCCTACATGAAGTGCCGGATGAGATGGTGAGagaagacagcagcaggaggcagcctGGAACAGAGAACGTGGGGCAGCAG GAGCCCAGCGCTGTGGTGCAGGACCGAGGAGCCACTGTGTGA
- the HDAC3 gene encoding histone deacetylase 3 isoform X1, which produces MAKTVAYFYDPDVGNFHYGAGHPMKPHRLALTHSLVLHYGLYKKMIVFKPYQASQHDMCRFHSEDYIDFLQRVSPNNMQGFTKSLNAFNVGDDCPVFPGLFEFCSRYTGASLQGATQLNNKICDIAINWAGGLHHAKKFEASGFCYVNDIVIGILELLKYHPRVLYIDIDIHHGDGVQEAFYLTDRVMTVSFHKYGNYFFPGTGDMYEVGAESGRYYCLNVPLRDGIDDQSYKHLFQPVINQVVDYYQPTCIVLQCGADSLGCDRLGCFNLSIRGHGECVEYVKSFNIPLLVLGGGGYTVRNVARCWTYETSLLVDEAISEELPYSEYFEYFAPDFTLHPDVSTRIENQNSRQYLDQIRQTIFENLKMLNHAPSVQIHDVPSDLLSYDRTDEPDPEERGSEENYSRPEAANEFYDGDHDNDKESDVEI; this is translated from the exons ATGGCGAAGACCGTGGCCTATTTCTACGACCCGGACGTCGGCAATTTCCATTATG GAGCCGGGCACCCCATGAAGCCGCACCGCCTGGCGCTCACACACAGCCTGGTGCTGCACTACGGCCTCTACAAGAAGATGATC GTTTTCAAGCCATACCAGGCATCGCAGCATGACATGTGCAGATTCCACTCCGAGGACTACATAGACTTCCTGCAGAGAGTGAGTCCCAACAACATGCAGGGCTTCACCAAAAGCCTCAATGCCTTCAATGTGGGCGATGACTG cccaGTGTTTCCAGGGCTCTTTGAGTTTTGCTCTCGCTACACTGGGGCCTCCTTGCAGGGAGCAACGCAGCTGAACAACAAG ATCTGTGATATTGCAATAAACTGGGCAGGGGGCCTACATCATGCCAAGAAGTTTGAG GCTTCTGGGTTTTGTTACGTCAACGACATAGTAATTGGCATCCTGGAGCTGCTCAA ATACCACCCACGTGTTCTGTATATTGATATTGATATCCATCACGGAGATGGCGTGCAGGAAGCTTTCTACTTGACAGACCGTGTCATGACCGTGTCGTTTCATAAATATGGCAACTATTTCTTTCCTGGTACAG GGGACATGTATGAAGTTGGTGCGGAGAGCGGTCGTTATTATTGTCTCAACGTGCCTCTACGAGATGGTATCGATGACCAAA GTTATAAACACCTCTTCCAACCAGTCATTAACCAGGTGGTAGATTACTATCAGCCCACCTGCATCGTATTGCAG tgTGGTGCGGATTCTCTGGGTTGTGACCGTTTGGGCTGCTTTAACCTCAGTATAAGAGGACATGG GGAGTGTGTGGAGTACGTAAAGAGTTTCAACATCCCCTTACTGGTGCTGGGAGGAGGCGGTTACACAGTCCGCAATGTGGCACGGTGCTG gacTTACGAAACATCGTTGCTTGTAGATGAAGCAATTAGTGAGGAGCTCCCATATAGTG AGTACTTTGAATACTTCGCTCCAGATTTCACTCTTCATCCTGACGTCAGTACAAGGATAGAAAATCAGAACTCCAGGCAG TACTTGGATCAGATCAGGCAGACAATATTTGAGAATCTGAAGATGTTGAACCATGCTCCCAGCGTGCAGATCCATGATGTCCCTTCTGACTTGCTGAGCTACGATCGCACAGATGAACCTGACCCAGAGGAAAGAGGCTCTGAGGAAAACTACAGCAG GCCTGAAGCTGCCAACGAGTTTTATGATGGTGACCATGATAATGACAAAGAGAGTGATGTTGAGATCTGA
- the HDAC3 gene encoding histone deacetylase 3 isoform X2, translating into MCRFHSEDYIDFLQRVSPNNMQGFTKSLNAFNVGDDCPVFPGLFEFCSRYTGASLQGATQLNNKICDIAINWAGGLHHAKKFEASGFCYVNDIVIGILELLKYHPRVLYIDIDIHHGDGVQEAFYLTDRVMTVSFHKYGNYFFPGTGDMYEVGAESGRYYCLNVPLRDGIDDQSYKHLFQPVINQVVDYYQPTCIVLQCGADSLGCDRLGCFNLSIRGHGECVEYVKSFNIPLLVLGGGGYTVRNVARCWTYETSLLVDEAISEELPYSEYFEYFAPDFTLHPDVSTRIENQNSRQYLDQIRQTIFENLKMLNHAPSVQIHDVPSDLLSYDRTDEPDPEERGSEENYSRPEAANEFYDGDHDNDKESDVEI; encoded by the exons ATGTGCAGATTCCACTCCGAGGACTACATAGACTTCCTGCAGAGAGTGAGTCCCAACAACATGCAGGGCTTCACCAAAAGCCTCAATGCCTTCAATGTGGGCGATGACTG cccaGTGTTTCCAGGGCTCTTTGAGTTTTGCTCTCGCTACACTGGGGCCTCCTTGCAGGGAGCAACGCAGCTGAACAACAAG ATCTGTGATATTGCAATAAACTGGGCAGGGGGCCTACATCATGCCAAGAAGTTTGAG GCTTCTGGGTTTTGTTACGTCAACGACATAGTAATTGGCATCCTGGAGCTGCTCAA ATACCACCCACGTGTTCTGTATATTGATATTGATATCCATCACGGAGATGGCGTGCAGGAAGCTTTCTACTTGACAGACCGTGTCATGACCGTGTCGTTTCATAAATATGGCAACTATTTCTTTCCTGGTACAG GGGACATGTATGAAGTTGGTGCGGAGAGCGGTCGTTATTATTGTCTCAACGTGCCTCTACGAGATGGTATCGATGACCAAA GTTATAAACACCTCTTCCAACCAGTCATTAACCAGGTGGTAGATTACTATCAGCCCACCTGCATCGTATTGCAG tgTGGTGCGGATTCTCTGGGTTGTGACCGTTTGGGCTGCTTTAACCTCAGTATAAGAGGACATGG GGAGTGTGTGGAGTACGTAAAGAGTTTCAACATCCCCTTACTGGTGCTGGGAGGAGGCGGTTACACAGTCCGCAATGTGGCACGGTGCTG gacTTACGAAACATCGTTGCTTGTAGATGAAGCAATTAGTGAGGAGCTCCCATATAGTG AGTACTTTGAATACTTCGCTCCAGATTTCACTCTTCATCCTGACGTCAGTACAAGGATAGAAAATCAGAACTCCAGGCAG TACTTGGATCAGATCAGGCAGACAATATTTGAGAATCTGAAGATGTTGAACCATGCTCCCAGCGTGCAGATCCATGATGTCCCTTCTGACTTGCTGAGCTACGATCGCACAGATGAACCTGACCCAGAGGAAAGAGGCTCTGAGGAAAACTACAGCAG GCCTGAAGCTGCCAACGAGTTTTATGATGGTGACCATGATAATGACAAAGAGAGTGATGTTGAGATCTGA